A genomic window from Sphingobacterium sp. BN32 includes:
- a CDS encoding MgtC/SapB family protein codes for MITDQFIFDWNDLFKAFLSLGAGFLLGFEREWKDKSAGFKTISIICLGSTLFSILSMKLGAGDSEDATRIASYVVSGIGFLGAGVIFKDGVNVNGLTTASIIWMSAAVGMAIGFGMFITAILFLGACFSIIISGPILNRYVLRNLVKIVTVKFDAHQLSEKDSFINDIRPLTKQLKIKSQTLNKEGLVLVLEVLIDKGNIRNFENVIMAHHSISEVSL; via the coding sequence ATGATCACAGATCAATTTATTTTTGACTGGAATGATTTGTTCAAAGCGTTTTTATCGTTGGGGGCGGGCTTCCTGTTAGGCTTTGAGCGCGAATGGAAAGATAAGTCCGCAGGATTCAAGACGATTTCTATTATTTGTTTGGGAAGTACCTTATTCTCGATATTATCGATGAAGCTTGGCGCAGGGGACTCTGAAGACGCGACCCGGATAGCATCCTATGTCGTTTCGGGTATTGGCTTCTTGGGGGCAGGTGTTATCTTCAAAGATGGCGTTAATGTTAATGGATTGACAACAGCAAGTATTATTTGGATGTCGGCAGCAGTGGGGATGGCAATAGGATTCGGCATGTTCATCACGGCGATTCTGTTCTTAGGCGCTTGCTTCTCGATCATTATTTCCGGCCCCATCTTAAATCGTTATGTGTTACGGAATTTAGTGAAGATTGTGACCGTTAAGTTTGATGCACATCAACTCTCTGAGAAGGATAGCTTTATCAACGATATTCGTCCGCTGACCAAACAGTTAAAGATCAAATCACAGACCTTGAACAAGGAAGGCTTGGTGTTGGTATTGGAGGTTCTGATTGATAAGGGAAATATCAGAAACTTCGAAAACGTCATCATGGCGCATCATTCTATCTCCGAAGTATCTTTATAA
- a CDS encoding bifunctional 4-hydroxy-2-oxoglutarate aldolase/2-dehydro-3-deoxy-phosphogluconate aldolase, with the protein MENTKKMQIDQIIEKIKAYPVIPVFYHDDVEVCKQVLKACYDGGIRVFEFVNRGKNAEANFKALVDYKKDAMPELTLGIGTILDRAAAESFLALGTEFLVSPIFVAELAEIAKANNCLWIPGCMTPTEIANAMFAGCGFVKLFPGETLGTGFLKGIKPLFPTMKFMPTGGVDVEESNIKNWFAAGVTSVGMGSKLFKQQDGEYNLEEISANCRKVLGWATA; encoded by the coding sequence ATGGAAAATACTAAGAAGATGCAGATCGATCAAATTATAGAGAAAATCAAAGCATATCCCGTGATCCCGGTATTTTATCACGATGATGTGGAAGTATGTAAACAAGTACTCAAAGCTTGTTATGATGGCGGCATACGAGTTTTTGAATTCGTTAACCGTGGCAAAAACGCTGAGGCTAACTTTAAAGCTTTGGTAGACTATAAGAAAGATGCAATGCCGGAATTGACATTGGGTATCGGCACCATCCTCGACCGTGCGGCTGCAGAAAGTTTTCTGGCGCTGGGTACTGAGTTCTTAGTAAGCCCGATCTTTGTCGCAGAACTTGCAGAAATAGCAAAAGCAAACAATTGCTTATGGATTCCCGGCTGTATGACGCCCACAGAAATTGCAAATGCCATGTTCGCAGGTTGCGGATTTGTCAAGCTATTCCCGGGTGAAACTTTAGGTACTGGATTCTTAAAAGGTATCAAGCCTCTATTCCCCACCATGAAGTTTATGCCGACCGGTGGTGTGGATGTGGAAGAGAGCAATATTAAGAATTGGTTCGCAGCAGGTGTTACCTCGGTAGGTATGGGCTCCAAATTGTTTAAACAACAGGATGGAGAATATAATCTCGAAGAAATTAGTGCAAACTGTAGAAAGGTTTTAGGCTGGGCAACAGCCTAA